Proteins encoded in a region of the Pieris rapae chromosome 10, ilPieRapa1.1, whole genome shotgun sequence genome:
- the LOC110994201 gene encoding protein Wnt-6, with product MRPVVVATCLLLLAPITDSWWASGSAVILDPRMVCKKNRRIRGRLAQICRNETGLLKEITRGVSLGASECAHQFRNRRWNCTTQRRSMRKILMRDTRETGFVNAITAAGVTYAITRACTAGSLLECSCEKEVPKPRRGRTSAIPLPPAPAQTDRWQWGGCSDNVRFGLQKSREFMDSRYRKKSDIKTLIKLHNHNAGRLAIKSNMRVECKCHGLSGSCTLRTCWWRMPTFREIGDRLRDKFEGAAKVIGSNDGDSFMPESSNIKKPGKKDLIYAEESPDFCAPNMKTGSLGTHGRQCNISSAGTDSCDQLCCRRGYVESTIRETENCNCQFKWCCEVICETCYVKRDVQTCL from the exons GGCGTCTGGCAGCGCAGTGATCCTGGACCCTCGCATGGTCTGCAAGAAGAACCGACGCATTAGAGGCCGGTTAGCGCAGATCTGTCGCAACGAGACTGGTCTACTAAAGGAGATCACCCGAGGCGTGTCCCTTGGGGCCAGCGAGTGCGCTCACCAGTTCAGGAATCGAAGGTGGAATTGTACGACCCAGAGGCGCAGCATGAGGAAAATATTGATGAGAG ATACGAGAGAGACAGGGTTCGTAAATGCAATCACCGCAGCGGGAGTGACCTATGCCATTACTCGAGCGTGCACAGCGGGCTCATTGCTCGAATGTTCATGCGAAAAG GAAGTACCAAAGCCCCGCCGTGGTCGCACCTCAGCTATACCCCTCCCCCCTGCGCCCGCGCAAACAGATAGGTGGCAATGGGGAGGCTGCAGCGATAATGTACGCTTTGGGTTGCAGAAGTCTAGAGAATTTATGGACAGTCGATATAGGAAGAAAAGTGACATAAAAACTCTGATCAAACTACATAATCACAACGCTGGGAGGTTG GCAATCAAGTCCAACATGAGAGTGGAATGTAAGTGTCATGGTCTTTCCGGTTCCTGTACACTAAGGACATGTTGGTGGAGGATGCCCACTTTCAGAGAAATTGGCGATCGACTTAGGGATAAATTTGAAGGAGCTGCAAAG gtGATAGGCAGCAACGATGGTGACAGCTTCATGCCAGAGAGCTCAAACATAAAGAAACCTggtaaaaaagatttaatatatgCTGAAGAATCACCAGATTTTTGTGCGCCAAACATGAAGACTGGATCTCTCGGCACCCATGGGCGACAATGTAATATTAGTTCAGCGGGTACAGACAGTTGTGACCAGCTCTGTTGCAGACGAGGATATGTTGAAAGCACGATTAGAGAGACTGAAAATTGTAACTGTCAATTTAAATGGTGTTGCGAAGTTATATGTGAAACGTGTTACGTAAAACGTGACGTACAAACATGCTTATAA